The DNA segment gcattctagcatagaggaatgtagcattatagcatagtggaatgtagcattgtagcacagaggaatgtagcattgtagcatagcggaatgtagcattgtaacATAGAGAAATGTGGCATTGTAGCATAgcggaatgtagcattgtaacATAGcagaatgtagcattgtagcatagaggaatgtagcattatagcatagcggaatgtagcattgtaacATAGcagaatgtagcattgtagcatagaggaatgtagcattgtagcatagcggaatgtagcattgtagcatagaggaatatagcattgtagcattgaaatacaatgaaacagaccgttttcacaggaaccacgaaatccaaagaaatccagctgaataggtgcagattgtgtaagatctagaaagctttgtgtgcaaggtattgtgtgtagctgctctataggagtccacaagtcaatacaaagggcataaAAGAGGAACGCCTTGTCACAAACACCTCTTCAatgttacaaatacaaataaaccaaagttaTTCAATGCTTCTTAAACTTTGTTTGTCCATTGGGGGTCAGCGGGGTGTTATCGAGGGGGTGTCCACAGTGGgggctgggggccatttgcagcatgCAGCTTATTTATGACAAATTACAGGAATTAAAGggatgtaaaaaataatttaaaaaaaatcctgctcCTTAGCtgaaattctatttttaatacaaaaatagattttttcttgttttctgtgattttaaaaaccctgggaaaaaaatcatttttatgacGTTATTCTTCATAATTGACTGACGATGCACCCTTTAACATAAACAATGTGCGATGAAGGTGAAAGGGGGCAATAAAAATATGAAGTTATATATTAATGTGTGGAAGGAAGTGTTTAAGACATTTAATGTGTATTTCTAACAATGTTAAGAAATATTTCCACACATAAGATGTATTTCTGAAATTTTCACAcacaccgcacacacacacgtacactcAGCCAAGGAAGCCAACAGGTTATGAAGACATGATAAAAAGCAGAATTTGCTCTGATTGTTTTTCagtattcatatttttcaacacTTTGCACCCCATCATTATGGCCATCAATcataacaaatacaaataatttgttacaaataataataataatacatatattcctTACATCAATGAAGATGGACATTCCCTTCTTGGGCTCCCCAGACACAAACAGCACTTCCTGTGAACAATCCATCATGCCAACAAGTCTTTCTTCCACCAGCAGAGGAACGTGAGCGCTTGACTGAATGCGGGTTGTGGATGCTGTGGCGGGTACAGCACGACCTACCGCTCTGCACATGCGTCAAGTCACCGGTAAACACATGGCGCCGCTTCCGTATACAAGCAAGCTAATTCCGCCGATAACAAGTCCCTATGACCTTTGTATGCGTGTTATAAAGCAGCTTACAACCGATCATGACTTCTTGATTTTTGCTTTTCAGTGGGGACGTTCTGCTGCCAACAGTAGGGAAGTGCGAGCTTTTGTTTTGAAAGTAACATAGGCTAACATCCGGCTACTTTAACGGAGCTTGACTTGCGAAAACGTTATGCTGAAGACGTACACTTTAAACAACTGTTGAATATGTAATACTATTGAAAGCAAATCTACAAAAACGATGATTATAGGATGTTGGCGTCAAATATGTCCCTATTTAACAAATAATACTTATTGCTGAGTTTCGTGTGAAGTCACATCCGGATGCTGGGAGCCCCCAAAAAACCAACCAAACAAAcaaggaaacaaacaaacaaacaaacaaacaaacaaccgcATTCGTAAGGAAGACAAGTAATATCAGAACAAAGTTTCCGCATAGATGCGCCCTTCTCGCATGTACAAATCGGTGAAACATGTATTTGGGAAAACGCTATTaccaagataaaaaaaaagtcaaggaaATGCCGAGAAGCCGCCTTCAAGACCCCCCAAGACCCCCCCCGTCGGTCACGTGGTTGAAGGCCAGCAGTCAGGGCGGTAATGTGGCTAGCTAGCCTCATCTAGTGGAAATCTGTGAAAGTACACAAACATCACATACAGTGGCTACCGATTGACATATTCCAAAATAGACCTAAAATAAACGACAGCACAAACTCAAATATTCCATAACCATAACTGACAACCCGGTGGCTTTAGGATAAAAACCTTCGCCAGAACGCATGCCAGTCAATAATCCACCAGAGATAACATCCGCAAACAAAGATGAAGCAATTCAAGTTCTGTCCAAGGcatttaataattattcaatAATGAGACCTGTatataaaatgaacattttgccATTGACGTGTGGAACACAATAACAAAGTACAGTAGTGAGGAAGATAGCTAGATATCTATCTGAATAGATAgataactagctagctagctcactagctagctagctagataaaTGAAGACAGTATTTACATTCAagtaatgtatttatgtatttacttgGGCCAACACTTGACGTGTTCAGGTGTTGATCAGCGAGACCGCCTGGAGGAAGAAACTGTGAAGCAACGTCATGACGAGACCGATCATTGGACAAGTCGGGGACTTTCTGACCAAATCTCGCGATGACAGAGTGCCACGCTGTAATTGGCCGAGAATGCTTGGGTCACGTGAGGTGCAGTTAGTTGGCATTCCGGGACACAAACAGCAGCGACGTTAGGAGACAAGGAGTTTATACAATGAGAGAGCCGACTCAATCTCAGTTTCCGTATTATGCCCTGGGCGGGTTTGGCCGCCATTTTAGGGTgcaaaatccagaaaaaaatgctttgaaaaCGTGCCCTCGGCACGCTGCTCAGCCATTCATTGCTGGAATAGACGCTCTATAAGGCCAGATTTGTTCCCTTTAAGCAAAGACAGCTACATTGTGTGTGATAGAAATGTAGATTTATAAcactttttgtaaataaattaataaacaggACATTGGACgagatttaaaaatgtataatgtatggGACGCCCACACAATTATTATTAGCTTAAAGTTAAGATGATTACCTTCTCTGGGTGATTAGCTGAATTCATGAGTCAGTGACGAGGGAGCAAAAATAGCAAGGGAGGAAAAGTAGTAAaactgatttttaaaatatttatttgatcaattatgatttattattattttgttatattagtTGTTAAGTGCTGGTAACACTGAAAGGAGGGGGGAAGCCCCGCCCACTTCTCTGGCACCCTATCATGGCGGACTTTCAGCTCCATGTCAAACGTCACTCTGTTCCATTCGTCAGCGGTAGAATCGGGAATCCTGATCCCAACTCTACAATCCTTGGTTGGAAGACTGGAAGGCTACCAGAAGACACAGTCTTCATTTTTGGGGCTCTTTGTTTTAGCCAATCAAGCTTATTCTTGCTCACCGGGAGACGGATGACTTTTAGTCTCCGGAACGTGGCGGTGGACTTTAGCCCCGtggctagctagttagctaacaACTAGCTGCGCTGTGACGTTAACGcccccaccctcctcctcctcctcctcctccaacgTTAGCTAGGTAAGGAACATTCTCAGGTGAGTCAAGCGAGTTTGTGCACCTGCCGCCCTTTTTTTCTCCTGGCCTCTTGTTCCATCGTCAGACAGAGCCATGATGTCTGTGTACATGGAGCTTTCATCTCGCCGGAAAGACGTTGGTGTCACGTGGGACTGTCTTGTCGCCCGCCGGGTGTACCCGAGATAAAACCTCCGGATTCCTGTTAAATGGCTGCCCCAGCACAGCCACAAGCGCACAGTTTGCAGTGACTTCCGGTGTGCCTGAATGTGAAATCTGCCGGTGAGGACGTTGCAgctgcccccaccccctccccctcccccctaGGAGCGCACCTGAGGGGTCCTGGTATGTCGCTGTCGGGGTCCACGGGCGTGCAGCTGTTCACCAAGCTCGCAAAGCACGCCGCGGGCAAGGCGCAGATACAGCTGAACCGCTGGCTGCAGAGGAGTGCCGCCGCCAATGAGTCTGACAAAATCGACCTCCTCATATGCGGCGCCTTGGATGAGCAAGGACCCGGCGCGGCGGGGAGGTGCGACGGTGACCCAGAGGTCTTGGCCGATGTCACAGGGCTGTCGTCCTTTGGCGGCGATTTCAGGCACCCGTGCTGCATCACCACCTTCTGCTTCAAGAGCGCCGTGCTGGCGTGCATTCTCACCGCCGTCTGCTTCTCCTCGGTGGCACTGGTCCGCCAGCACCTCAAGGACCTCCTGCTGTGGGTGGAGGGCCTGGACAGCCTGGTGGGCGCCTTGCTGTTTGTGGTGGGCTTCATCCTGGTCTCCTTCCCGTGTGGGTGGGGCTACATCCTGCTGAACGTGGCGGCGGGCTACCTTTACGGCTTTGTGTTGGGCTTGGGACTCGTCATGGTGGGGGTCCTCATCGGGACCTTCGTGGCCCACCTGGCGTGCAAGCGGCTGCTGACGGACTGGGCGCGCAACAAGGTGGGGAACAGCGAGCAGCTCAGCGCCATCATCCGAGTGGTGGAAGGAGGGAGCGGACTCAAAGTTGTGGCCTTAGCGAGACTCACCCCCATTCCCTTTGGACTCCAAAATGCCGTTTTCTCTGTAAGTACCACGCCTCGCTTCCGCTGCTTCTTGGAGGTCCAACATGGCTGGTTGGCAAAAACCAAAAACCGTCTGTTCCAGGGTCTAGACCAGTGCTTCCCACACCTTTTACAGTCGCGTACCCTTTCAGACCCCGACTCCTGTACACCACACTTCCATCCATTTCATTTGATAGACTTCATCTAAGCCTGACTCAGGATGGCTCTGGTTGAAGTCAGCATGTTCATGTCATAGCAAATGGAAGGGGAAGGCTGACCAATCATGGTaaagcacttcctgtccaaagCTTTGTTTAACATGGATGTCTGTTAGAAGTAGACTAACATTGTCTCACTGTTGCTTTTGGAGATACCACCtactttgggctgcatgtgCATGTGGGGCTGTGTTTGCTGTTatttacaagtgtccctgaatgcagcggcaacttgTGTCCCAGGTGATGCACCTAAATGCACCATTTAGGTgcagcactgacagcagtttgctagtttggAAGCTGCTTATTGAGTATgaagtagggatcgaccgatatggttttttttccagccgatgtcgataccgatttttttccatcacccttcgCGGATGGCCGACTTTGCTGACTGATATTTGTGGGcaatactgcttttgcttcctcaatttatatgaaaaaaatgacaataataacaaatattccaggtctcaagtttaaacaaatatttcttgaaatgtaaactttcttaaacacacatttaaaaggagtaaatattcaacctggctgcacggcggacgagtggttagcgcgcagacctcacagctaggaggaccagggttcgattccaccctcggccatctctgtgtggagtttgcatgttctccccgtgcatgcgtgggttttctccgggtactccggtttcctcccacattccaaaaacatgctaggttaattggccactccaaattgtccataggtatgaatgtgagtgtgaatggttgtttgtctatatgtgccctatgtgccctgtgattggctggcgaccagtccagggtgtaccccgcctctcgcccaaagacagctgggataggctccagcacccgccgtgaccctcgtgaggaaaagcaaataaatgaatgaaaatgaatgaataaatattaaccATGTGCCTGATGTATCGGCCGACCttagtatgaagtgtccatgatctgcctggaatctttccatggtgtcccaacgcTTGAAGAACCACTACCTCCTTGTTAATAAATAGTACCTGAAATAACAACAATACATACAAGCATTGTGGGGTGAATCTCCATCATAGTGCCAGGTTGTGGGATGAATTGGAACACCAATAGAAATGGCATCTTCATGATGAAACATCTGACATCGCCAGTTGAACATgtaagcgtaaaaagaagtgaagcgcGATGAAGACTGGTAGGGACTATTGTGACGAATGGACACGCGCTGATTGCTGCTCTTCCTGACCCGGGGAAAGAATGCTAAAACTAGCCAAAACATCCATGAAATGTTTAAATCTGCAACAATTCCCTTTTGCTAGACCTCCAGCTGTGCAGGACCGGACTGCTGCTGTCCACACTTGTCTCCTATTTCAACACACTCGAGTGTCATTGTCTTTCATTTGCCCTCAACTTTACTCCCTGCTGGCTTTTTTTACACGCACGTGACACTACATTAGGTACTCATTCACCGTCCTCAGCTCGCCAACACTcactggacacaacattaggtacaccaatcAGGGTATCTTACCGGGGGTCTTAAAGCTTTGGAATCCAATCATTTCAATTTAAGGTCTCAAAATTCTCTTCACAATGTCAGCTCATTTCTTAAATACGATTTTGAATGGTCgcttacatatttttaaaaatgtttagatTTTTGAGAGCAAATGTGGGTTTCAAACATGCAAagcgagagaaagagagcgagcgAGCATGGAAGGCATGTAGCGCTTGCAGCATGAATGAGTTGATGTTCAGGCCTCGGGGTAGGAGCATGCTAAGAAGCGGTTTGTTCAGTGCAGGCATGCtgtgaagcttgttgtttccagTGGCCAGATTGAGTGTGACACAAGTCAGACCTGTTTGGCCGTACGTGTGTGCATACTTGGAACATTTCCACTTGCTTTTTTATGACTGCTGTGTGTCACCACAACGCTGACGTGGAGATCCCGGTCCGAAGTTCTCCAGCAGCACAAACATCTTCCCggccacatcattaggtacaccagcaGCCATGGATGCTGCTATTATTAAGAACGCTCAATGCACGGGAGATACTGTATAGATTTGTTggcctaaaccaggggtcgggaacctttttggctacaagagccatgaagaccagatattttaaaatgtgtatctgtgagagccatatacatttttttaaacattgaatgcaataaaatgtgtgcatttttatgtaagaccaacagttttagatataatgggctctaattacgtagaccaggcacactaccccacgccaagggggtgtggccagcatactttcgtgagcagcgcagtgtccaataataaatcaaatacttgctgccattaatgcaacttctgctgctgtatggttttgcaccgtactcagtatatttcagtATATTTCAGAAGGCtcggttctgcagctttagctaggtgactatttgactaaaggaggaaagtttacatttacatcttaatgaccgaggtacactaccgcattacccagtaataattgagttttggtgtttgacctggaaaatatcatcaagaaagatagctatggtcggccgtattgcagtagaaaatagatggacggattaaaatgcataagaaagttgttgatttttaatatttttaacagtgatttctatgatgtttactttaaaatgttagcaaacatacatttttattgtggtaagaaatgcttgagagccagatacagtcatcaaaagagccctacctggctcccgagccataggttccctacctctggcctAAACTGTCGTGTGTTCCTGGCACACGCCAAACATGTTGCATATTTTGCAGCAGGGCTGTCCATACCTGTTCCAGCGAAGCACATGCAGACATTTTCATATTCAGTACCGAGTTTGTGCTGTAGATGAAAAAGCATGTGACTACTATATCTCAccccatttgtgctgtttttactctccaaatatttcaaccttcTTTTCACGTTCGATTTTCATATTATGAATAGTCCCGTAATATTAGAatttaatattccaaaaatggctttaaaactttaaaaacaaattttttctttcatatttgaaCTCTACGCTACTAACATGACTTCATTTTCCCTCGTAGTATTCCAAGTACCAAGTATTCTGGTAGTATTCCTCTTAATACTGTCACTTTATTGTTACAAAATGGCACATAGTTATTTCCATTTCTCCATCTTTTCAACCAGAAAGGGACCCAAgcggaagagtgaggttacagagagaagagatacagaagctCAGAAGGATCAGGCGTGatgtttcagctaaaatgaaaggaaaggcatacaaaactgtggtttgcaagccatgttgtttggtctggagacagtttcactgaggaaaagacgggaagcagaactggaggtgctgaggttctcattgggagtgaccaggatggataggatcaggaaggagtacatcagagggacattacatggtAGAGGcctcggccagactgagatggttgggacatgtccagaggagagatagtgaatatattggtagaaggatgctgccaggtaggacgcgtagaggaagaccagagaggaggtttatggacgttgtttgtgtctcataacattatgactttaaaacatcttcattctttaatatttcagctttatgttAGTAAAATAAATTGTTTCTTACAATATGATGTTTTGTAAAATTGAGAAAATAAAAGCCCAGCTGCAGCCCCCGCCTCCTACTGGCCCCCGGGcagcactttgaacacccctgtaTTAGATATAGAATGTAGTGTGTAGAttactgatccctcctgctacgtcctCTTCTTCCCTGGCAGAGCAGCTGTGAATGTGAGATGTTCCAGTGCCATCTAGTGTTGGGATTTGGAAGAGCAAGGTCCACAGGCAGACCCACTACCATGTGGAGCTCCAATCGTGTCCAAATGTGTCTCACATTTCGTTGCATTTGTTGCTGACTTTGTTAGTCAGCTTTGGCTGCATCTGCTGTTGCatcatctacagcaggggtgctcacactttttcagcatgcgagctacttttaaaatgaccgagtcaaaatgatctacccactacaaaaatgcaaaacatctatttattttcaaatgtattgaggattatttgtacgtacaatgtatgttgatgtaccttacataaccaaatgagccaatattgcaaaacacacataattaactattaacattttttgtaattacctgagtttactttgatgacttgcactgaattgaaccagccagggatgcatagtccggacagtagctgctgatagccagcctcaagcacacttccaaatgtttatcagtcatggataatatccgtatcacaatatccgtataatatttcatatccgtatggaagtcatatgttttttgcctttttacttggtccagtttttgcctttttacttggtccagctccttcactcattttagtgaccataaactttagcgagggcttaaaatctgacgcaattcgccgactagcttagcactttgcatcgttgtttacgcatgagcggtgacctaaaggtcataattcagttgtcatctgactggttgtcctgtatgtcaatcaagtaacggggatggatgataggctgacatcgtaagttctgctgcacttagagacgttgtttgatttgattggtcgcccgaagggcaacattcagttgtcatctgaatggctgccctgtatgtcaatcaagtgacggcattgatgctgggatgatatttttttaatgtcacgccgcgatcgaccagcgatcgaccagtaccacctccgcgatcgaccggtagatcgcgatcgacttaatgagcaccccagATCTACAGTATGTCGGACAAAAAGTCTAAGCGCGCCGGCCTTTTAGCCATGACGGCAGTGTTAGCATTCCAGGCACTCCCACGGCTCACAAGGCTTTCAAGAAAGACCTGCTTCTGCTCAGGaagttcaaaaaaaaacaaaacacccgaCTCTCCGTGCATGATGACCAATGCGTGTTGGCACATCAGGCATCTCCCAGCACCAGCTCtcatatcacacacacactgcggttcaaggtcacacacacacacacacacacacacactcttatgTCATCACTCCATCATGTTCTGCAGGCGCAGGCGCGTGTGGATGTGGACTTTGGACAGGAGGACATTCCTTACTGATATTCCGCTTTTCCAGCATCATCCTGGAATTGGCACGTGcaaatttaccgtattttctacaccaggggtgctcattaagtcgatcgcgatctaccggtccatcgaggaggtggtactggtcgattgctggtcgatcgcggcgtgacattaaaaaaatatcatcccagcatcaatgccgtcacttgattgatatacagggcagccattcagatgacaactgaatgttgcccttcgggcgaccaatcaaatcaaacaacgtctctaagtgcagcagaacttacgatgtcagcctatcatccatccccgttacttgattgacatacaggacaaccagtcagatgacaactgaattttgacctttaggtcaccgctcatgcgtaaacaacgatgcaaagtgctaagctagtcggcgaattgcgagattttaaagccctcgctaaagtttatggtcactaaaatgagtgaaggagctggaccaagtaaaaaggcaaaaactggaccaagtaaaaaggcaaaaaacatatcacttccatacggatatggaatattatacggatattgtgatacggatattatccattggaagtgtgcttgaggctggctatcagcagctactgtccggactatgcatccctggctggttcaattcagtgcaagtcatcaaagtaaactcaggtaattacaaaaaatgttaatagttaattatgtgtgttttgcaatattggctcatttggttatgtaaggtacatcaacatacattgtacgtacaaataatcctcaatacatttgaaaataaatagatgttttgcatttttgtagtgggtagatcatttggactcggtcattttaaaagtagctcgcatgctgaaaaagtgtgagcacccctgatctacactgTAGGGCACACTTAAAagtcttttcattttctccAAAATGTCATACAGTACGTACGCTGGCAGGTATAAACagtaaaatgtacagtacatagcGTAACGTCCGCCACGCCTCCGGGGCTGCCAAACAACATGGCGCCCAATGAATTGGCAGCCTGCCATCATTCCAGGTGGATGAAGAAAGGAAGTTCAGTGCTGGACATTGGTGTAAACAGGACATGAGAGGGCCGACACGGGCCAGTGAGTGGGATGGATGGGGGATGCGGGGGCTAACTGTCATCCGAGCTTTGGCCATGATGGCTGAAGCCACCTGACAACCGGACTTTGATGAGAGGGAAACCGCCATGTTTGATGGCCACATTCACATCCAGAAGATGAGGACTTGGATGGATGCGTGGGAGAAGAGGAGTGCATTGCttaatagtagaataaagttcaactcaacttaaccttttttttttttgtagatcaCATGTCTAATTAGCGGGCGGCATGGcagtctggtggttagtgcgcagtcctcacagctaggagaccagggttcaattcccaccctcggccatctctgtgtggagtttgcatgttctccccgtgcatgcgtgggttttctccgggtactccggtttcctcccacattccaaaaacatgctaggttaattggccactccaaattgtccataggtatgaatgtgagtgtgaatggttgtttgtctatatgtgccctgtgattggctggcgaccagtccagggtgtaccccgcctctcgcccgaagatagctgggataggctccagcaccccccgcgaccctcgtgaggaaaagcggtagaaaatgaatgaatgaatgaatgaatgaatgaatgtctatttAGCATGCACCTTCTAGTATGGTACATGTACTTAATGCATGTATGCATTAAGTAGAGAAATACACCCTATAATTGACACTGCACCTTACGGTGTGGGACATACGCTACCAGGTAAGTAGTTTGGAATGTCCTAACATTAAGGAAAACATTAAGGAAAAGCAAAATGTCGAGAATGAAGTAGTACCTCAATCAGTGAGAACGTGGTACTATGGCGGTGAAGTACTGGGAAAAAAGGTGTCATACTTTTATGGGAAACAAGTTATGGTACGAAAAGAATGGAATATTGACCAAAAAAGTCGACTGATGCGGGAATGAAGTTTGAGAATACAGTATGACATTTAGGAAGGACGTGAAAGGTGTGATGGAGGAAGGTGGTGAAGGGAATCAATggtgagaataaagtagtactgtatttatgtacgGTTGTCACACACGGAAAGGATGCCTTGGACTTCTGCTCCTAATCCTAATCCACCATTCACCATCCACCATTGCTCTGCAGATCACAGAGGTGTCCTTGC comes from the Doryrhamphus excisus isolate RoL2022-K1 chromosome 14, RoL_Dexc_1.0, whole genome shotgun sequence genome and includes:
- the tmem64 gene encoding transmembrane protein 64 isoform X2 produces the protein MSLSGSTGVQLFTKLAKHAAGKAQIQLNRWLQRSAAANESDKIDLLICGALDEQGPGAAGRCDGDPEVLADVTGLSSFGGDFRHPCCITTFCFKSAVLACILTAVCFSSVALVRQHLKDLLLWVEGLDSLVGALLFVVGFILVSFPCGWGYILLNVAAGYLYGFVLGLGLVMVGVLIGTFVAHLACKRLLTDWARNKVGNSEQLSAIIRVVEGGSGLKVVALARLTPIPFGLQNAVFSITEVSLPNYLVASSVGLLPTQLLNSYLGTTLRTMEDVIAQQSISGYLLFCLQVELNAAIAACQMELRSSRINGSTDHHAGFTYCSKRAPSGGGVNVV
- the tmem64 gene encoding transmembrane protein 64 isoform X1, which codes for MSLSGSTGVQLFTKLAKHAAGKAQIQLNRWLQRSAAANESDKIDLLICGALDEQGPGAAGRCDGDPEVLADVTGLSSFGGDFRHPCCITTFCFKSAVLACILTAVCFSSVALVRQHLKDLLLWVEGLDSLVGALLFVVGFILVSFPCGWGYILLNVAAGYLYGFVLGLGLVMVGVLIGTFVAHLACKRLLTDWARNKVGNSEQLSAIIRVVEGGSGLKVVALARLTPIPFGLQNAVFSITEVSLPNYLVASSVGLLPTQLLNSYLGTTLRTMEDVIAQQSISGYLLFCLQMLVSIGLMFYVVHRAQVELNAAIAACQMELRSSRINGSTDHHAGFTYCSKRAPSGGGVNVV